From one Rhizobium lentis genomic stretch:
- a CDS encoding putative bifunctional diguanylate cyclase/phosphodiesterase: MAWLSIFLALFCLSWHFEWHEGLDEFIEKHHDYPLDHALLALNISGFLGLIYSALRIRDLSREVNRRLQAEKNVDWIACHDTLTELPNRRFLESVCAQSMSDQRTQESYAVFSIDLDGFKKVNDLLGHDHGDAVLKAVAQRLSSLFPRDRVFRLGGDEFVVLARRTGNPDLVALGNRIVSVISKPFTFNGIAVDLGASVGFALYPENDDELSQVIRHSDCAMYVAKKQGRNLVKPFVVSMHDELAKRIRVEADLRSAIRNAEIVPYYQPLVDLKTNEIIGFEALARWKTASGEFVPPSEFIPVAEEAGLIVELTDQLLRHACTDALSWPSNLVLSFNLSPIQLSDRLLGLRILKILGDVGLPAHRIELEVTESAIIQDAVTARIVLDDLVNAGVRIALDDFGTGYSSLSQLSSYRFDKIKIDRSFVSSFETNDKQDKVIKAIIALGTGLGVTITAEGIEEESQRQRLQDLGCDIGQGYLLGRPAPAESLAADHVSAGLSQRG; the protein is encoded by the coding sequence TTGGCATGGCTCTCGATCTTCCTGGCTCTCTTCTGCCTATCCTGGCACTTCGAGTGGCATGAGGGCCTGGATGAGTTCATCGAGAAGCATCATGATTATCCGCTCGACCACGCACTCCTCGCCCTGAACATCTCCGGCTTTCTCGGGCTTATTTATTCGGCGCTGAGAATCCGGGATCTTTCGAGGGAGGTTAACCGCAGGCTGCAGGCGGAAAAGAACGTCGATTGGATCGCCTGTCACGATACGCTGACCGAATTGCCCAACCGCAGATTTCTGGAGTCCGTCTGCGCGCAGTCGATGAGCGATCAGAGGACACAGGAAAGCTATGCCGTGTTCAGCATCGATCTCGACGGCTTCAAGAAGGTCAACGACCTCCTGGGGCACGATCACGGTGATGCGGTGCTGAAGGCGGTTGCGCAGCGGCTCTCTTCCCTCTTTCCCCGCGATCGCGTTTTCCGCCTTGGTGGCGATGAGTTCGTCGTGCTGGCACGGCGGACCGGAAATCCTGATCTTGTCGCCTTGGGCAACCGCATTGTCAGCGTGATCAGCAAACCATTCACGTTCAATGGGATCGCCGTCGATCTCGGCGCCAGCGTCGGCTTCGCCCTTTATCCGGAGAACGACGACGAACTCAGCCAGGTCATTCGGCATTCGGACTGTGCGATGTATGTGGCAAAAAAGCAGGGGCGCAATCTGGTGAAGCCCTTCGTCGTTTCGATGCATGACGAGCTGGCAAAACGGATTCGGGTGGAAGCGGATCTGAGATCAGCCATCAGGAACGCTGAAATCGTTCCCTATTATCAGCCGCTCGTCGACCTGAAGACCAATGAGATAATCGGCTTCGAGGCGCTGGCGCGCTGGAAGACTGCTTCCGGCGAATTCGTCCCGCCGAGCGAATTCATTCCCGTGGCGGAGGAAGCCGGCCTGATCGTCGAACTGACGGACCAGCTGCTTCGCCACGCCTGCACCGATGCGCTTAGCTGGCCAAGCAATCTGGTCCTGTCGTTCAACCTGTCTCCGATCCAACTCAGCGACCGGTTGCTGGGGCTCAGAATTCTCAAGATATTGGGCGATGTCGGCCTGCCCGCCCACAGGATCGAACTTGAGGTGACGGAGAGCGCCATCATCCAAGATGCCGTCACCGCACGAATCGTCCTCGACGATCTGGTGAACGCGGGCGTCAGGATCGCTCTCGACGACTTCGGAACAGGCTATTCCAGCCTCTCGCAGCTCTCCAGCTACCGGTTCGACAAAATCAAGATCGACAGGAGTTTCGTCTCTTCGTTCGAAACCAACGACAAGCAGGACAAAGTAATCAAGGCGATCATCGCCCTCGGTACGGGACTTGGCGTAACGATCACCGCCGAAGGCATCGAAGAGGAGAGTCAACGTCAAAGGCTTCAGGATCTCGGCTGCGACATCGGCCAAGGCTACCTGCTCGGCAGGCCGGCGCCGGCCGAAAGCCTTGCCGCAGACCACGTCAGCGCCGGACTTTCGCAACGCGGGTGA
- a CDS encoding nuclear transport factor 2 family protein, with the protein MDDDIKTLQRIYERFNERDIDAVLAALADDVVWANGMDGGHVHGREAVREYWTRQWTMIDPHVEPVDFNRTADGAIIADVRQSVRDLQGQPLQEQKMVGHVFRFRDGKVARFDIRDAI; encoded by the coding sequence ATGGACGACGATATCAAAACTCTCCAACGCATCTACGAGCGCTTCAACGAGCGCGACATAGACGCCGTGCTGGCAGCGCTTGCCGACGATGTCGTCTGGGCAAACGGCATGGATGGCGGCCACGTCCATGGCCGCGAGGCGGTGCGGGAATATTGGACGCGTCAATGGACGATGATCGATCCCCACGTCGAGCCGGTCGATTTTAACCGAACGGCGGACGGCGCAATCATCGCAGACGTCCGGCAATCGGTCCGTGACCTGCAAGGCCAACCGCTCCAAGAACAGAAGATGGTTGGGCACGTGTTCCGGTTTCGGGACGGCAAGGTGGCCCGCTTCGACATCCGGGACGCTATCTGA
- a CDS encoding winged helix-turn-helix domain-containing protein has protein sequence MNTQHLAFGHFEFIAENGCLLRDDRPVAIGARGASLLAVLLSAQGAVVSKSALMDAVWPGLAVEESNLSVQIAALRKLLGPALDGSEWIVTVPRVGYRFAAPVESRTDGADGDRHGGARSIPAIAVLPFENLGSDAERQYLADGIADDLIMALARFRWFRVASRGASFTRRNGSRDPQSVALDLGVDFLVDGTIRYSGDRIRISVHLADAAKGATVWSEHYDLQLAELFAVQDAIAERIAAAVEPELLLRHGLPVAPHTGNITAWDLVRQGTFQFHKVTRPTHRLARGFFREAAELDPMLPEAQIWRARVNAGLIAYGWTENPGADGKEGLDAALRAIYLDARNPYSHYALAIVSAYTDRADQAILAAERSIELGPSFALGHLVLGMARLFSGDAAGARKPLAHGLELNPHDPQNGVWFSLLMLALFFSGDVEGALDTGRRALKARPDWPALLRLQACCHAAAGHRQQAHRFATAASDLPETAGDALGPLRDGNREWATRLNELLRVADL, from the coding sequence ATGAACACCCAGCACCTTGCATTCGGCCACTTCGAATTCATCGCCGAGAACGGATGCCTGCTTCGCGACGACCGGCCCGTCGCCATCGGCGCCCGCGGCGCTTCGCTGCTTGCCGTTCTGCTGTCGGCACAGGGCGCCGTCGTGTCGAAGTCGGCCCTGATGGATGCGGTCTGGCCGGGATTGGCGGTCGAGGAAAGCAATCTTTCCGTTCAGATCGCAGCCCTCCGCAAACTGCTCGGCCCGGCCTTGGACGGCAGTGAATGGATCGTCACGGTGCCGCGGGTCGGATACAGGTTTGCCGCTCCCGTGGAGAGCCGCACCGACGGGGCCGATGGCGACCGGCATGGCGGGGCCAGATCCATCCCGGCGATTGCCGTCCTGCCGTTCGAAAATCTCGGCAGCGATGCCGAAAGACAGTATCTGGCCGACGGTATCGCCGACGACCTGATCATGGCGCTTGCCCGGTTCAGATGGTTCCGCGTCGCGTCACGCGGGGCGAGTTTCACCCGGAGAAACGGCTCGCGGGATCCGCAATCGGTCGCGCTCGACCTTGGCGTCGATTTTCTGGTGGACGGGACGATCCGCTATAGCGGCGACCGGATCCGGATATCGGTGCACCTCGCCGACGCGGCCAAGGGCGCCACCGTCTGGTCCGAGCATTACGATCTTCAGCTGGCCGAGCTGTTTGCTGTGCAGGACGCCATTGCCGAGCGGATCGCAGCGGCGGTCGAGCCCGAGCTGCTGTTGCGCCACGGGCTGCCGGTGGCGCCGCACACCGGCAACATCACCGCCTGGGATCTCGTGCGGCAAGGCACATTCCAGTTTCACAAGGTCACGCGGCCAACCCACCGCCTGGCGCGCGGCTTCTTCCGCGAGGCGGCGGAACTCGATCCCATGCTTCCGGAGGCGCAGATCTGGCGGGCGCGGGTCAATGCCGGCCTCATCGCCTATGGCTGGACGGAAAACCCCGGCGCGGACGGGAAGGAAGGGTTGGATGCAGCGCTGAGGGCAATCTATCTCGACGCCCGCAACCCCTACTCGCATTATGCGCTGGCGATCGTATCGGCCTATACGGACCGGGCCGATCAGGCGATTCTCGCCGCGGAACGATCCATCGAACTGGGTCCGAGCTTCGCCCTCGGGCATCTCGTCCTCGGCATGGCCCGGCTCTTTTCAGGCGATGCGGCCGGCGCGCGCAAGCCGCTGGCCCATGGTCTCGAGCTTAATCCGCACGATCCGCAGAACGGCGTCTGGTTCAGCCTGCTGATGCTGGCGTTGTTCTTTTCGGGCGACGTCGAGGGCGCGCTCGATACCGGGCGCCGGGCGCTGAAGGCGCGGCCCGACTGGCCGGCGCTGCTGCGCCTCCAGGCGTGCTGCCACGCGGCCGCGGGACATCGACAGCAGGCCCATCGCTTTGCTACCGCCGCAAGCGATCTTCCCGAAACTGCCGGCGATGCGCTTGGTCCGCTCCGCGATGGCAACAGGGAATGGGCGACCCGCCTGAACGAGTTGCTGCGGGTGGCGGACCTTTAA
- a CDS encoding cupin domain-containing protein: MKSEARQAKTPPALTAKIVRASAGHVAKQGSVYRSGVSAQSVGSSMLWLGAISLPAGRRTSAHRHKGHETALLMTAGQEIEIWSGAALERCEMIRPGDYLFIPAGVPHVAVNRSTEDAEFLGARNDPAANESVVLMPELDEIVP, from the coding sequence ATGAAGAGCGAAGCAAGGCAAGCGAAAACGCCTCCTGCATTGACCGCCAAGATCGTCCGCGCCAGCGCCGGCCATGTCGCCAAGCAGGGATCGGTCTACCGCTCGGGTGTCTCGGCACAAAGCGTCGGATCAAGCATGCTGTGGCTCGGGGCGATTTCGCTGCCGGCCGGCAGGCGAACCAGCGCCCATCGCCATAAGGGGCACGAGACGGCCCTGCTCATGACCGCCGGCCAGGAGATCGAGATCTGGTCCGGGGCGGCGCTCGAACGGTGCGAAATGATCCGCCCCGGCGACTACCTGTTCATTCCGGCAGGCGTTCCCCATGTGGCCGTCAATCGCAGCACTGAAGACGCCGAGTTCCTCGGCGCCCGTAATGACCCGGCCGCCAACGAAAGTGTCGTTCTGATGCCGGAACTCGACGAGATCGTACCCTGA
- a CDS encoding RidA family protein, with protein MAIIEQRLAEMGLELPEPLKVRDGLRLPFTWVRLRGSRAYISGHVACNRDGTLAKPLGKVGDQVSPEEGYASARLVALAHLASLKRAVGDLDRVTAWLRVFAMVNVAPDFNETPLVTNGYSDLILELYGPDAGAHARSSIGMAIPLNAPVNCEAEVEIDG; from the coding sequence ATGGCCATCATCGAACAACGCCTGGCCGAAATGGGTCTGGAATTGCCCGAGCCTTTGAAGGTCCGCGATGGGCTGCGCCTGCCATTCACCTGGGTTCGCCTGCGCGGCAGCCGCGCTTACATCTCGGGCCATGTCGCCTGCAACCGCGATGGAACACTGGCAAAGCCCCTTGGCAAGGTTGGCGACCAGGTTTCGCCGGAGGAGGGATACGCGTCGGCTCGGCTCGTTGCGCTCGCCCATCTCGCCAGTCTCAAGCGGGCCGTCGGAGACCTCGATCGGGTTACGGCATGGCTGCGCGTCTTCGCCATGGTGAATGTTGCTCCTGACTTCAACGAGACGCCGCTGGTCACCAACGGCTATTCCGATCTGATATTGGAACTCTACGGTCCCGATGCCGGCGCCCACGCCCGTTCCTCCATCGGCATGGCCATTCCTCTGAATGCGCCGGTGAACTGCGAAGCGGAAGTCGAAATCGACGGGTGA
- a CDS encoding RbsD/FucU family protein, with the protein MLKGLDPLLSPELLFTLRAMGHGDEIAIVDGNYPGVEHARRLIRLDGHRLIPVLNAVLSVLPIDDFVPEAIFRSTVKAERDKLDPVHEEMIDCCAHHEPHRQVVPLVGADFYGRVRAAHALIQTSEPRLYANIILRKGVIYPKEAGAPAEVDPFVY; encoded by the coding sequence ATGCTGAAGGGACTTGATCCGCTCTTGAGCCCGGAATTGCTTTTTACGCTTCGGGCCATGGGCCACGGCGACGAAATCGCCATCGTCGACGGCAATTATCCAGGCGTCGAACATGCGCGCCGACTGATCCGGCTCGACGGGCACCGCCTGATCCCGGTCCTCAATGCCGTGCTCAGCGTGCTGCCGATCGACGATTTCGTGCCGGAAGCAATTTTCCGCTCGACCGTCAAGGCCGAGCGCGACAAGCTCGATCCCGTGCACGAGGAGATGATCGACTGCTGCGCCCACCACGAACCGCATCGGCAGGTTGTGCCGCTCGTCGGCGCGGATTTCTACGGCCGGGTGCGGGCCGCCCATGCGCTGATCCAAACCAGCGAACCCCGGCTTTATGCCAACATCATCCTGCGCAAGGGCGTGATCTATCCGAAGGAGGCGGGTGCGCCGGCCGAGGTGGATCCTTTCGTTTATTAA